A portion of the Thermosediminibacter oceani DSM 16646 genome contains these proteins:
- the rpsS gene encoding 30S ribosomal protein S19 encodes MGRSVKKGPFVDPKLLKKIRAMNEKREKKVIKTWSRDSTIIPEMVGHTIAVHDGRKHVPVYITEDMVGHKLGEFAPTRTFRGHGDHTEKSTALK; translated from the coding sequence ATGGGTCGCTCTGTAAAAAAAGGACCCTTTGTGGACCCCAAACTGCTGAAGAAGATAAGAGCGATGAACGAGAAGAGGGAAAAGAAGGTAATAAAGACCTGGTCAAGGGATTCCACGATAATACCTGAAATGGTGGGACACACCATCGCGGTTCATGACGGCAGGAAGCACGTCCCCGTATATATAACCGAAGACATGGTAGGTCATAAACTTGGCGAATTCGCTCCTACGAGGACTTTCAGGGGACACGGAGACCATACGGAAAAGTCGACAGCGTTAAAGTAA
- the rplV gene encoding 50S ribosomal protein L22, which translates to MEARAQARYVRIAPRKVRIVLDLIRGKKLDEALSILQFTPKRASKIVEKLIRSAAANAENNHNMNPDALYVYKCYADQGPTLKRFRARAMGRAAMIRKRTSHITVVLREKEG; encoded by the coding sequence TTGGAAGCCAGGGCACAGGCAAGATACGTTAGAATTGCCCCGAGAAAGGTCAGAATAGTCCTCGACCTCATAAGGGGCAAAAAGCTTGACGAAGCCCTTAGCATACTGCAGTTTACTCCCAAGAGGGCTTCAAAAATCGTGGAGAAGCTCATACGCTCCGCTGCGGCAAATGCGGAAAACAACCACAATATGAACCCGGATGCCCTTTACGTATACAAGTGCTACGCGGACCAGGGCCCCACTCTTAAAAGGTTCAGGGCGAGAGCCATGGGCAGGGCGGCTATGATCCGCAAGAGGACCAGCCACATCACGGTGGTATTAAGGGAAAAGGAGGGATAA
- the rpsC gene encoding 30S ribosomal protein S3, translating to MGQKVHPHGLRIGIIRDWDSRWYSEKNFADLVLEDFNIRKHIKNKFYTAGISRVEIERAANRIKVTIHTAKPGMVIGKGGAGVEELRKDLEAMTGKQISINVIEIKNPDVEAQLVAENIAAQIERRISYRRAMKQAIARALKAGAKGIKTMVSGRLAGAEIARTEWYREGTIPLQKLRADISYGFAEAHTTYGRIGVKVWIYRGDVLPTRKQEKQVEGGEANVNAEAGQI from the coding sequence TTGGGCCAAAAGGTACACCCTCATGGTTTGAGGATCGGAATCATCAGAGATTGGGACTCCAGGTGGTACTCGGAAAAAAACTTCGCCGATCTGGTGCTGGAAGACTTTAATATAAGGAAGCATATCAAGAACAAGTTTTATACTGCCGGAATATCCCGGGTTGAGATAGAGAGGGCGGCCAACCGTATAAAGGTGACCATCCACACGGCGAAGCCCGGAATGGTGATAGGTAAAGGCGGAGCCGGTGTCGAAGAGCTCAGGAAAGACCTGGAGGCTATGACCGGCAAGCAAATCTCCATAAACGTCATCGAGATCAAGAACCCCGACGTCGAAGCTCAGCTGGTGGCCGAGAACATAGCTGCCCAGATAGAGCGGCGCATATCCTACCGCAGAGCCATGAAACAGGCTATCGCTAGAGCTTTAAAGGCCGGGGCCAAGGGTATTAAGACGATGGTAAGCGGAAGGCTGGCCGGCGCTGAAATTGCCAGGACCGAATGGTACCGCGAGGGCACCATTCCGCTCCAGAAACTGCGCGCCGATATCAGCTACGGGTTTGCCGAAGCCCATACCACCTACGGGCGGATCGGTGTAAAAGTATGGATTTACAGGGGCGACGTCCTCCCGACCAGGAAACAGGAAAAGCAGGTGGAAGGAGGAGAGGCCAATGTTAATGCCGAAGCGGGTCAAATATAG
- the rplP gene encoding 50S ribosomal protein L16 gives MLMPKRVKYRKQQRGTIRGKATRGTEVTYGEYGLQALEPAWITSSQIEAARIAITRYIKRGGKVWIKIFPDKPVTKKPAETRMGSGKGSPEYWVAVVKPGRVLFELAGVSEEVAKEALTLASHKLPIKTKIVKREGLGGDENEG, from the coding sequence ATGTTAATGCCGAAGCGGGTCAAATATAGGAAACAGCAGCGGGGCACAATCAGGGGTAAAGCTACCCGGGGAACGGAAGTGACTTACGGCGAATACGGACTGCAGGCCCTGGAGCCCGCCTGGATCACCAGCAGCCAGATTGAGGCTGCCAGGATAGCCATAACGAGGTATATCAAAAGGGGCGGTAAGGTCTGGATAAAAATCTTCCCGGACAAACCGGTAACCAAGAAACCCGCCGAAACCCGTATGGGTAGCGGTAAGGGTTCGCCGGAGTACTGGGTGGCGGTGGTAAAGCCCGGGCGTGTGCTGTTCGAACTGGCCGGAGTTTCGGAAGAAGTTGCCAAGGAAGCTTTGACTCTTGCCTCTCACAAGCTGCCCATAAAGACAAAGATAGTGAAACGCGAAGGGTTAGGCGGTGATGAAAATGAAGGCTAA
- the rpmC gene encoding 50S ribosomal protein L29, protein MKAKQIRELSDQELVQKLKDLKGELFNLRFQSATGQLDNPKRIREVRKTIARIKTILTERERARA, encoded by the coding sequence ATGAAGGCTAAACAGATAAGAGAGCTTTCCGACCAGGAACTGGTACAGAAGCTGAAGGACCTGAAGGGTGAACTTTTCAACCTGAGGTTTCAGTCGGCTACAGGCCAGTTGGATAATCCCAAGAGAATAAGGGAAGTTAGAAAGACCATCGCGCGCATAAAGACGATACTGACCGAAAGAGAGCGGGCTAGGGCTTAA
- the rpsQ gene encoding 30S ribosomal protein S17, whose translation MEERPKRKVRTGVVVSNKMDKTIVVAVETLVRHPLYGKTIKRTKKFKAHDENNQCQIGDVVKIMETRPLSKTKRWRLLEIVKRAE comes from the coding sequence ATGGAGGAAAGACCAAAAAGAAAGGTTCGCACCGGAGTGGTAGTCAGCAATAAGATGGATAAAACCATCGTGGTGGCTGTTGAAACTCTGGTTCGCCATCCCCTTTACGGCAAGACCATAAAGCGCACCAAAAAATTCAAGGCCCACGACGAAAACAACCAGTGCCAGATCGGAGATGTTGTAAAAATCATGGAAACTAGACCTCTCAGCAAGACAAAGCGCTGGAGACTTCTGGAAATAGTAAAGAGAGCCGAGTAA
- the rplN gene encoding 50S ribosomal protein L14, whose protein sequence is MIQVQTRLNVADNTGAKEIMCIRVLGGSNRKFAGIGDIIVASVKDAAPDGIVKKGDVVKAVIVRTKAPKRRPDGSYIKFDENAAVIINDDLNPRGTRIFGPVARELRDKNFMRIISLAPEVL, encoded by the coding sequence ATGATCCAGGTTCAAACCCGGCTTAACGTAGCAGATAACACCGGTGCAAAGGAGATAATGTGCATCAGGGTTTTGGGCGGCTCCAACAGGAAATTCGCCGGCATCGGTGACATCATCGTGGCTTCGGTGAAAGACGCGGCTCCGGACGGAATAGTGAAAAAGGGCGACGTGGTCAAGGCCGTTATCGTCAGGACCAAAGCCCCCAAGAGGCGCCCTGATGGTTCATATATAAAATTCGACGAGAATGCGGCTGTCATAATAAACGATGACCTTAACCCGAGAGGAACGCGTATTTTCGGACCGGTGGCTCGCGAACTCAGGGACAAAAACTTCATGAGAATTATATCGCTTGCGCCCGAAGTCTTATAA
- the rplX gene encoding 50S ribosomal protein L24 has protein sequence MAKVHVKKGDTVVVLSGKDRGKKGKVLKVLPKKGVAIVEGVNMATKHRRPSPKFPQGGIIHQEMPLNTSKLMVVCGKCGAPTRIGHTFLADGTKVRTCKKCGEVIDK, from the coding sequence TTGGCAAAGGTCCACGTAAAAAAGGGCGACACGGTAGTTGTGCTGTCCGGCAAGGACAGGGGCAAAAAGGGTAAGGTGCTCAAAGTGCTGCCAAAAAAAGGAGTGGCCATTGTAGAAGGCGTAAACATGGCCACAAAGCACCGGAGACCTTCCCCCAAATTCCCCCAGGGCGGCATTATTCATCAGGAAATGCCTTTAAATACGTCAAAACTCATGGTGGTATGCGGCAAGTGCGGCGCCCCAACCCGTATAGGACATACCTTCCTTGCTGACGGCACGAAAGTAAGAACCTGCAAAAAATGCGGTGAGGTTATAGATAAGTAA
- the rplE gene encoding 50S ribosomal protein L5: MPRLKEKYEKEVIPAMMNKFNYKNVMQVPRLEKVVLNMGISDAKENPKAVESATRDMAAIAGQKPVVTKARKSIASFKIRQGMPIGAKVTLRGDRMYEFLDKLFNVALPRVRDFKGVSPDAFDGRGNYTLGIKEQLIFPEIDYDKIDKIRGMDITIVTTAETDEEARELLKGLGMPFAR, encoded by the coding sequence ATGCCCAGGCTGAAGGAAAAATACGAAAAAGAAGTAATCCCTGCAATGATGAATAAATTCAACTACAAAAACGTCATGCAGGTGCCGAGGCTGGAAAAAGTGGTGCTCAATATGGGCATCAGCGACGCCAAGGAAAATCCGAAAGCCGTTGAATCGGCCACCAGGGATATGGCGGCGATTGCCGGCCAAAAGCCTGTGGTGACAAAGGCGAGAAAGTCCATAGCTTCGTTCAAAATAAGACAGGGCATGCCGATAGGTGCGAAGGTCACCTTAAGGGGCGACAGGATGTACGAATTTCTAGACAAACTGTTTAACGTTGCCCTGCCCAGGGTCAGAGACTTTAAAGGGGTTTCTCCCGATGCCTTCGACGGCCGGGGCAATTACACCCTTGGAATAAAGGAACAGCTAATTTTCCCCGAGATAGATTACGATAAAATCGATAAGATACGCGGAATGGACATCACGATAGTAACCACGGCAGAAACCGACGAAGAGGCTCGCGAACTCCTGAAAGGTCTTGGAATGCCGTTTGCTCGGTAG
- a CDS encoding type Z 30S ribosomal protein S14 — MAKKSLIAKQKRPQKFSTRYYNRCKICGRPRAYLRKFGVCRLCFRVLAHRGEIPGVRKASW; from the coding sequence GTGGCGAAGAAGTCCCTTATAGCAAAACAGAAGAGGCCTCAGAAGTTCTCCACCAGATACTACAACCGCTGCAAGATTTGCGGCAGGCCGCGGGCATACCTGCGTAAGTTCGGCGTATGCCGCCTTTGCTTCAGGGTTCTGGCACACCGCGGAGAGATCCCCGGTGTGAGAAAGGCCAGCTGGTAA
- the rpsH gene encoding 30S ribosomal protein S8 → MAITDPIADMLTRIRNANDAGHPTVEIPCSKIKRAIAETLKEEGFIQDYEVIEDGKQGIIKIHLKYGPNKEKVITGIKRISKPGLRIYVRKDQIPRVLGGLGIAILSTSKGIMTDKKARKEGVGGEVICYVW, encoded by the coding sequence ATGGCTATAACCGATCCCATTGCCGATATGCTAACCCGAATAAGAAACGCCAACGATGCGGGGCACCCGACAGTGGAAATCCCCTGCTCCAAGATAAAAAGGGCGATAGCCGAAACCCTGAAAGAAGAGGGGTTCATTCAAGACTACGAGGTCATCGAGGACGGTAAGCAGGGTATAATAAAAATTCACCTGAAATACGGACCCAACAAAGAAAAGGTCATCACGGGCATCAAGAGAATCTCCAAACCGGGCCTCAGGATATACGTGAGAAAAGACCAGATTCCCAGAGTCTTAGGGGGGCTGGGCATAGCTATCCTCTCCACCTCCAAGGGAATTATGACCGATAAAAAGGCCAGAAAAGAAGGAGTCGGCGGAGAAGTAATCTGCTACGTGTGGTAA
- the rplF gene encoding 50S ribosomal protein L6, giving the protein MSRIGKKPIEIPKGVEVKIEGNIVTIKGPKGSITKEFHKDMQILQEDGKIIVKRPSDDKNHKALHGLTRSLLANMVNGVVNGYEKSLMLEGVGYRASKQGNKLVLTVGFSHPVEIEAPKGIEFEVPAQNKIIVRGIDKELVGITAANIRKVKEPEPYKGKGIRYENEVVRRKVGKAGAK; this is encoded by the coding sequence ATGTCGCGGATAGGCAAAAAGCCCATCGAAATACCCAAGGGCGTGGAAGTAAAAATTGAAGGAAACATCGTTACAATCAAAGGACCCAAGGGTTCCATTACAAAAGAGTTCCACAAAGATATGCAAATTTTACAGGAAGACGGCAAAATCATTGTAAAGCGGCCGTCGGACGACAAGAACCACAAGGCCCTGCACGGCTTGACCCGCAGTCTCCTGGCCAACATGGTAAACGGCGTGGTCAACGGCTATGAAAAGAGCCTGATGCTGGAGGGTGTCGGCTACAGGGCCAGCAAACAGGGCAACAAACTGGTGCTAACCGTGGGTTTCTCCCACCCGGTTGAAATAGAGGCTCCGAAGGGAATAGAGTTCGAAGTACCCGCCCAGAACAAGATCATTGTAAGGGGCATCGACAAGGAACTGGTCGGTATCACGGCAGCGAATATCAGGAAGGTCAAGGAGCCGGAGCCCTATAAAGGCAAGGGTATAAGATACGAAAACGAGGTTGTAAGGCGCAAAGTAGGAAAGGCCGGAGCTAAATAA
- the rplR gene encoding 50S ribosomal protein L18, whose product MIKKEPRNLARKRRHLRIRKKVFGTAERPRLNVFRSLKHIYAQIINDEEGRTLVAASTLDPAIRDSVKGCNVEAAEKVGELIAKRALEKGITKVAFDRGGYLYHGRVKALAEAARRAGLEF is encoded by the coding sequence ATGATTAAAAAGGAACCCAGGAACCTAGCCCGCAAGAGACGGCATCTGAGAATTCGCAAAAAAGTCTTCGGCACCGCCGAAAGGCCCAGGTTGAACGTCTTCCGCAGCCTGAAACACATCTATGCCCAGATTATTAACGACGAAGAGGGAAGGACCCTGGTGGCGGCCTCTACTTTAGATCCGGCCATAAGGGATAGCGTGAAAGGCTGCAACGTTGAAGCGGCGGAAAAGGTAGGCGAACTCATAGCAAAACGAGCCCTGGAAAAGGGCATCACAAAAGTGGCTTTCGACAGGGGTGGATACCTGTATCACGGTCGCGTCAAGGCCTTAGCCGAAGCTGCAAGGCGTGCCGGTCTTGAATTCTAA
- the rpsE gene encoding 30S ribosomal protein S5 — protein MQRERDIEHEFSEKVVTINRVSKVTKGGKNFRFSALVVVGNKNGKVGVGTGKAHEIPDAIRKAIEDAKKNLINVPVINGTIPHEAIGESGAGRVLVKPAVEGTGVIAGGPVRAVLELAGIRNVVSKSLGSSNAKNMVDATIEALKQLKSIEEVAKMRGKTVQELLG, from the coding sequence ATGCAGAGGGAAAGGGACATCGAACACGAATTTTCGGAAAAAGTTGTCACCATTAACAGGGTATCGAAAGTTACAAAAGGCGGCAAGAATTTCAGGTTTTCCGCCCTGGTGGTGGTTGGCAACAAGAACGGCAAAGTAGGGGTCGGTACCGGTAAAGCCCATGAAATTCCCGACGCTATCAGAAAAGCCATAGAGGATGCCAAGAAAAACCTCATCAATGTGCCGGTAATAAACGGCACCATACCCCACGAAGCTATAGGCGAATCCGGCGCCGGCCGGGTACTGGTGAAGCCGGCAGTTGAAGGTACGGGTGTTATAGCCGGAGGTCCCGTCAGGGCCGTGCTGGAGCTGGCCGGGATAAGGAACGTGGTCAGCAAGTCGCTGGGTTCTAGCAACGCTAAAAACATGGTGGACGCCACCATAGAGGCTCTAAAACAGCTGAAGAGCATCGAAGAAGTAGCAAAAATGAGAGGAAAAACAGTGCAGGAACTGTTAGGATAA
- the rplO gene encoding 50S ribosomal protein L15, with amino-acid sequence MRLHDLKPAEGSRKRPKRVGRGIGSGHGKTSTRGHKGQNARSGGGVRPGFEGGQMPLYRRLPKRGFTNIFKKEYAIVNVKDLNVFEENTRVTPELLVEKGLIKQVKDGVKILGDGELKVKLEVVAHAFSGSAKEKIEAAGGKAEVI; translated from the coding sequence ATGAGACTTCACGACCTTAAGCCTGCAGAAGGTTCCAGGAAAAGACCCAAGAGGGTGGGACGTGGCATAGGTTCTGGTCACGGCAAAACTTCCACCCGGGGCCACAAAGGCCAGAACGCCCGCAGCGGCGGGGGGGTAAGACCAGGTTTTGAGGGCGGCCAGATGCCTCTCTACCGCCGGTTACCCAAGAGGGGATTCACCAACATATTTAAGAAAGAGTATGCTATCGTGAACGTGAAGGACCTGAATGTGTTCGAAGAGAACACCAGAGTCACTCCGGAGCTCCTCGTAGAAAAGGGCCTCATTAAGCAGGTAAAGGACGGCGTAAAGATCCTGGGCGACGGCGAGCTGAAAGTTAAACTGGAAGTAGTAGCCCACGCTTTTTCCGGTTCCGCAAAAGAAAAGATTGAAGCTGCCGGCGGGAAAGCAGAGGTGATATAA
- the secY gene encoding preprotein translocase subunit SecY, which translates to MLEALKNAWKIPDLRRRLQFTLLMLVVFRIGAFVPVPGMNPEAVRQLIERGALLGFFDIIAGGAFKQFSVFAMSITPYINASIIVQLLTIVIPRWEELAKEGVEGRKVLARYTRYGTVILGLIQATGLAVGFRSALTNPGFFGSLLVVLSLTAGTAFLMWVGEQITDKGIGNGISLLIFAGIVSRLPSGVYQMYDYIRVGTANVLMVLLFAVFALVVIVGVIAVQQAERRIPVQYARRVVGRRVYGGQTTHIPMKLNAAGVIPVIFAMSILLFPSTIAGFFPNSKVAVSIANFIEPGGWLYASLYALLIIFFTYFYTAVTFNPVDVADNMKKYGGFIPGIRPGRSTAEYLNKIMTRITLIGAIFLAAIAVLPYLITGVTSLNIYFGGTALLIVIGVALETMKLIEAQMLMRHYQGFLK; encoded by the coding sequence ATGCTTGAAGCCCTAAAAAATGCCTGGAAGATCCCGGATTTGAGAAGGCGGTTGCAATTCACCCTTTTGATGCTGGTGGTCTTCAGGATAGGTGCTTTCGTGCCGGTGCCGGGTATGAATCCCGAAGCCGTAAGGCAGCTCATCGAAAGAGGAGCGCTATTGGGCTTTTTTGACATAATTGCGGGTGGCGCTTTCAAGCAATTCTCCGTTTTCGCCATGAGCATTACCCCATACATTAACGCCTCGATTATAGTCCAGCTCCTCACAATAGTCATACCCAGGTGGGAAGAGCTGGCCAAGGAGGGCGTAGAAGGGCGAAAAGTCCTGGCCAGATACACCCGTTATGGCACCGTAATCCTGGGGCTTATACAGGCCACAGGGCTGGCGGTGGGCTTCAGGAGTGCCCTTACGAATCCCGGGTTTTTCGGCAGCCTCCTGGTGGTTTTAAGCCTTACGGCAGGCACGGCATTTCTGATGTGGGTTGGTGAACAGATAACCGACAAAGGCATCGGGAATGGGATCTCCCTTCTGATCTTCGCGGGCATCGTATCCAGGCTTCCCAGCGGCGTTTACCAGATGTACGATTACATCAGAGTGGGAACTGCGAACGTGTTGATGGTACTTCTGTTTGCGGTGTTCGCCCTGGTCGTAATCGTGGGCGTGATCGCGGTGCAGCAGGCCGAACGGCGGATACCGGTCCAGTACGCCCGGCGGGTGGTGGGCAGGCGGGTTTACGGAGGTCAGACCACCCACATACCCATGAAACTGAACGCAGCCGGCGTTATACCGGTAATCTTCGCGATGTCCATACTGCTATTTCCCAGCACCATCGCTGGATTTTTCCCAAACAGCAAGGTGGCAGTGAGCATCGCCAATTTCATAGAACCTGGCGGGTGGCTTTACGCCAGCCTTTACGCGCTGCTGATAATCTTCTTCACCTACTTCTACACCGCGGTTACCTTCAACCCGGTGGATGTGGCGGACAATATGAAGAAGTACGGCGGGTTTATACCGGGAATAAGGCCTGGAAGGTCCACGGCTGAGTATCTTAACAAGATTATGACTAGGATAACTCTTATTGGTGCCATTTTCCTGGCGGCGATAGCAGTTTTGCCCTATTTAATAACCGGCGTTACCAGCCTAAACATCTACTTCGGAGGCACGGCTCTGCTGATAGTGATAGGTGTGGCGCTGGAGACTATGAAACTCATCGAAGCCCAGATGCTGATGAGGCATTATCAGGGCTTCCTGAAGTAG
- a CDS encoding adenylate kinase, producing the protein MRIVLMGPPGAGKGTQAKKLAEAFDVPHISTGDMLRSAVQEGTPLGKKAREYMDKGLLVPDEVITGIVRERLRDKSCEKGFILDGFPRTIPQAESLEEALGEMGIRLDAVVNIVVPREELIERFTGRRVCEVCGFTYHVKYNPPQKEGICDKCGGKLIMRADDDVKTVENRINVYEQQTRPLIEYYDRKNLLVNIDGNRPIDVVFEDIKSRLRGEG; encoded by the coding sequence ATGCGCATCGTACTCATGGGACCTCCAGGGGCCGGCAAAGGGACCCAGGCCAAAAAACTGGCCGAGGCCTTCGACGTCCCCCATATTTCTACGGGAGATATGCTGAGATCGGCGGTTCAGGAAGGTACGCCTCTGGGGAAGAAAGCCAGGGAATACATGGATAAGGGTTTGCTGGTGCCCGACGAGGTAATAACAGGCATTGTGAGGGAAAGGCTTCGGGATAAAAGCTGCGAAAAAGGTTTTATTCTGGACGGTTTCCCCAGGACGATACCCCAGGCGGAAAGCCTGGAAGAAGCTCTTGGGGAAATGGGCATAAGGCTCGATGCGGTCGTAAACATCGTGGTCCCCAGGGAGGAGCTCATCGAGAGGTTTACCGGGCGGAGGGTCTGCGAGGTATGTGGCTTCACCTACCACGTGAAGTACAACCCTCCCCAAAAAGAAGGTATCTGCGACAAATGCGGTGGAAAGCTCATTATGAGGGCCGACGATGACGTGAAGACCGTTGAAAACAGGATAAACGTATACGAACAGCAAACAAGACCCCTGATAGAGTATTATGACAGAAAGAATCTGCTTGTAAACATCGACGGCAACAGGCCCATTGACGTTGTTTTCGAGGACATAAAGAGCCGTTTAAGAGGCGAAGGCTGA
- the map gene encoding type I methionyl aminopeptidase, with the protein MVIIKSKREIEIMRRAGRVVALVLEELKRHIKPGVTTGELDRIAEEVILKNGAVPAFKGYRGFPATICTSINEEVVHGIPGLRTLKDGDIISVDVGAIVEGYCSDAARTYPVGNVSEKALELIEVTRQSFYEGLTFAKAGYRLSDISHAIQTYVESRNFSVVREWGGHGIGRQMHEDPHVPNYGPPNKGPRLRPGMTLAIEPMVNAGGYEVYILEDNWTVVTKDGSLSAHYENTIAITDGEPEILTRI; encoded by the coding sequence ATGGTAATCATAAAGTCCAAACGGGAAATAGAAATAATGCGAAGGGCTGGCCGTGTGGTAGCGCTGGTGCTGGAAGAGTTAAAAAGGCACATAAAGCCCGGCGTTACTACGGGCGAGCTCGACAGGATCGCGGAAGAGGTCATACTCAAAAACGGTGCTGTCCCGGCTTTCAAGGGGTACAGGGGTTTTCCGGCTACCATCTGTACTTCGATTAACGAAGAGGTAGTACATGGTATTCCTGGTTTAAGAACCCTTAAAGATGGTGATATTATTAGTGTGGATGTGGGAGCCATTGTAGAAGGATACTGTTCGGATGCGGCCAGAACCTATCCGGTTGGAAACGTCTCTGAAAAGGCCCTTGAACTCATCGAAGTGACCAGACAGAGCTTTTACGAGGGTTTGACTTTTGCAAAGGCTGGATACAGGCTCTCCGACATCTCCCATGCCATCCAGACCTACGTTGAAAGCCGGAATTTTTCGGTGGTTCGGGAATGGGGCGGCCACGGAATAGGCCGGCAGATGCATGAAGACCCTCATGTGCCCAACTACGGGCCGCCTAACAAAGGCCCGAGGCTGAGACCCGGCATGACGCTGGCGATCGAGCCGATGGTCAACGCCGGAGGATACGAAGTATACATCCTCGAGGACAACTGGACGGTTGTAACCAAAGACGGGAGCCTTTCGGCACATTACGAAAACACCATCGCTATAACCGATGGGGAGCCGGAAATACTGACCAGGATATAG